A stretch of DNA from Bacillus sp. Marseille-Q1617:
GACCTCCATGTATTTGGTCTTCTCTCAGACGGCGGCGTACACAGCCACATTGAACACTTATACGCACTTCTTGGCTTAGCGGCACGTGAAGGCGTAAAAAATGTCTATGTACATGCGTTCCTTGATGGACGTGACGTAGGGCCGCAGACCGCACCAAAATACATTGAAGAAGCAGAAGCGAAGATGAAGGAAATCGGCGTCGGCCAATTCGCCACGATTTCCGGTCGCTACTATTCAATGGATCGGGACAAGCGCTGGGAGCGTGTTGAAAAGTCCTACCGTGCCATGGTGTACGGTGAAGGACCTGACTACACTGATCCAAAACAGCTGATCAACGATTCATATGAAAAAGGAATCTACGACGAGTTCGTGCTTCCTTCTGTCATCACAAAAGAAAATGGAGAGCCGGTAGGTACGATCAAGGACGACGATGCCGTTATTTTCTATAACTTCCGTCCTGACCGTGCCATCCAGATCTCAAATACATTCACGAACGAAGATTTCCGTTATTTCGTCCGCGGTGAAAAGCATCCGAAGAACCTTCACTTTGTGTGCCTGACTAAGTTCAGTGAAACAGTGGACGGCTTCGTTGCCTTCAAACCGACGAACCTTGATAACACGCTTGGCGAAGTCCTGTCTCAAAACGGTTTGAAACAGCTCCGCATTGCCGAAACGGAAAAATATCCTCACGTCACGTTCTTCATGAGCGGCGGCCGTGAGAATGAATTCCCAGGGGAAAAACGGATCCTGATCGATTCTCCTAAAGTGGCAACATACGACCTTCAGCCCGAGATGAGTGCATACGAAGTGACAGATGCCCTGCTTGCCGAAATCGAAGCAGACAATCACGATGCGATCATCCTGAACTTCGCGAACCCTGACATGGTCGGCCACTCCGGAATGCTTGAACCGACAATCAAAGCAGTCGAAACCGTCGATGAATGCCTCGGCAAAATCATCGACCTAATCGAGAAGAAAGGCGGGACAGCCATCATCACAGCCGACCACGGTAACGCTGATGAAGTCCTGACAGATGAAGGAAAGCCAATGACCGCCCACACAACCAACCCGGTTCCTGTCATCGTAACAAAAGAAGGAATCGAACTCCGTGACGGCGGTATCTTAGGAGATCTAGCTCCAACGATGCTTGATCTTCTGAACGTGGATCAGCCGAAAGAAATGACGGGTAAATCACTGATTATAAAGTAAGTTTGCAGG
This window harbors:
- the gpmI gene encoding 2,3-bisphosphoglycerate-independent phosphoglycerate mutase, which produces MSKSPTALIILDGFACRNTKEGNAVAQANKPNFDRLWNKYPHNQLTASGEAVGLPEGQMGNSEVGHLNIGAGRIVYQSLTRVNLAIREGEFETNATFLDAINHVKAKGTDLHVFGLLSDGGVHSHIEHLYALLGLAAREGVKNVYVHAFLDGRDVGPQTAPKYIEEAEAKMKEIGVGQFATISGRYYSMDRDKRWERVEKSYRAMVYGEGPDYTDPKQLINDSYEKGIYDEFVLPSVITKENGEPVGTIKDDDAVIFYNFRPDRAIQISNTFTNEDFRYFVRGEKHPKNLHFVCLTKFSETVDGFVAFKPTNLDNTLGEVLSQNGLKQLRIAETEKYPHVTFFMSGGRENEFPGEKRILIDSPKVATYDLQPEMSAYEVTDALLAEIEADNHDAIILNFANPDMVGHSGMLEPTIKAVETVDECLGKIIDLIEKKGGTAIITADHGNADEVLTDEGKPMTAHTTNPVPVIVTKEGIELRDGGILGDLAPTMLDLLNVDQPKEMTGKSLIIK